The genomic window AGAGACAGTTCTCAAGAAGCTGGGTGCTGGTTCCAGATAAAAAGAGATATTTGTTGTTGACTCTGTTCCTAAGACAAGTTATGTACTGTAAGCGGAAAGTCCTTACGTAATTCCGAGAAACCTCTTGTGTGTGTAAGGATGTTAGTCACTTCCTGCAATCAAGTCAACTGTGCTTTTGCAGGTGGAAGAGGAAATTGTCACTCTGCGCCAGGTCCTGGCAGCCAAGGAGAGGCACTGTGGAGAGCTGAAAAGGAAGCTGGGCCTCTCCGCCTTGGAGGGCCTGAAACAGAACCTGTCCAGGAGCTGGCGTGATGTGCAGGTCTCTACCGCGTAGGTACCTGCCCGCGGCAGAGGcgccctggaggctggagggcGTTAGCCAGGCTGGTGCCCCTGGCTCGCCAGTAGGGTGTTACGTGCTTGGGGACAGGGTGCCTCACAGAACGGGGGGATCAAGTATCCCTGTCTgcaggcagccagccagccagaggccctgaGTCCTTGGCCTAGCCCCTGGCATGTCTTCCAAGAGCTTAGAGTCTACACATACTTCTAAAAGGTGGACGGATGCACTAGCTAGTTGTCCAAGCAGAAATTGATGAGAGTGTATCTCAGGGTACAAATCTGAGAGGACACTAATTAGGTCCTTAATGAGACTGATTTTCCTGTGGTCCTCAGAGCTCAGTGTCTGCTGAGGTGGATGTGAGTCCTTCTCATGAGCGTGATGTGGTCACAGCCCTAGGACTTCTGACTCACGTGTGACTTTGCCCTCTGAATTTGGGGAGTACAGCTACATGGCTCCTCTGAAATGTATCCTCCAGGACTGgtgcggggggggagggggtaaatGTCTCCCACTGAGAAGCCACATCCCTGCAGAAAGATCGAtcgcattttatttaaaaaaaaaaaaaaaaaaaatcacctacgAAAGCCCATTTCTCTGTCCTAGGGAATTGCGGTTTGAATCCCAAAGGGTGACTGCCAGAGAAGTATCCTGGGGATGCGGCTGTGCCTTCCTCATTCCGCACAGCAGTACTGTTCCCGAAGGGCCGTCTCACATGGGATGACCAGGCGCTCCCTGGGCGTGCCAGGGGAAGGACTGGTTGGTTCTGTCAGCGCCCGGGCCCCCCTGGGCCTCCCCGGGCCTGCACAGCAGGTGCTGAGCACCAGCAGACCTGGTCTCAGGCAGGCTGGAGTGTCATATTCCCGCTCTCCAGTCCTTGTCTTCCCTGGAATTTCAGCTGTGCTTTGAAACCTGAGTTGAAATAATTGTTCTAAATAATTCACCGCAGACTTTCTGTTTTTAGCTATATGAAAACCTCTGAGAAACTTGGCGAGTGGAATGAGAAAGTGACCCAGTCAGACCTGTGAGTGCCTTTGCCATCAgcacctccctcctcctcctcctcctcctcctgctcttgACACTCTCTTAGGGACCGGGAGGCTGCGTGCACCTGGCACAAACCTAGTTTGGGTGTGTTTTGCTTATTTTGCTGTTACGTGATTTTTCTTAAACGCAAATAACACTCTACTTTCCGTGAAACGGGTAGTCACTGAAGGAGATTCACTTGGCCACCAGGCCACGCCGAAACCCTCCCTCTGGCTGACGCGGATGCATCCCTTAGGTGACAGGCCTGGCTGGCCTTGGGCAGCACGTCTGTCTGGTAGGCGCCCCTCAGCCTTCTGAGCGGCCAAAGTGGCCAAGCACCGACCGATGCGGACGGTGATTTGGGGCCTTTGTTTCGGTCTTCCTTCCCTGCAGACGTGGCTGCAGCCGAGGGGCTCACAGAGCTTCCCTCGTCCTTGGGGTGGTTCTTAGGCTGTGGGGGCCGCCTGGACCCTGCCGGTGGGGTCTCGACGGAGTCTCTTTGGTCTGAGGGGCATCGAGCTGTCAGCCATGTGGAACATGAGCACAGTAGGAAACATACATGGATAGTCTTTTGTGTCAAAGCCACGGTTCAGAACGACTCTTGACGTTTTATCTGAGGTAATAGCACTTCATTTATCTGCACTCTAATCTAATCAGAATTCCTCTGAACAGGGTGgggtaatgttttaaaatagtcactttctgggattttttctatttcttacttaGAAGAAAGTGCTGTCATGGATACCAGAGAACTTGGGTAGTCCTTCTGTGTCTGACTGAAAGGAACTGGTTGTTACTGAGCTTGTCTTCAGGGTCCCTGGGACCCCAGGTCTGCTGGCTCCACGTATGGTCTTTGCAGCCTGACATCACAAGGGGCGGCGGGCACTGGTGGGCTCTGGCGGTTCACGCTGTCTGTGTCGTTGCCGCACGTGCTCTGGGAGTCCCGGTGTGTTGTGTCCCCGGGGCCGCGTCGGACGGTCCGTCACCAAGTTGCAGATGTTGCGTAGTTTGGGACGCCTGGCAGGCTCACAGTGTGGACTTACCTGAAAAGAGCTTTAGGAGACCTGAGTGCCGTCTCAAATAATTACAATTCTGATCCCTCTGGAAGAGACGTGTGGCTCTGGGCGTGGAAGTGGCCGGGGGGATGCCCTTTCAAGCGCTTTGCCAGGCGGTGGCCACTCCCGGGCATCACTTGCAGCCAACAGCGCGCCGGAGGATGACAGAGAACTCGGGACGGCTGGGAAGCGCCCGCGTCTGTGCCCGTCGTGCTGCTGCTCGTGGGCTGTGCTGGGCACGCGCAGCCTTGACGCCACTCATCCTGTCTTGTCTCGGCCGCTGCTTCTGATTCAGACGGCTGGCCGTGGCGGCAGCTGTGTTCTGCGTCGCGGAACGACCGCCTGGTTGGGCTCTTCCCCTTGGTAGAGCGTAGCTGCAGGCGTGCCGAGGTGGCACCGGGCGTAGTTGCCAGTTGGTATATGTCGTCCTTTCCTCATACGGGACAGAAAGCATGGCAGAGTGAGTGTGAGCCTGAAAGGAGGGGAGGCCTGCTCCGGGCTCACCTGACCAGGGGTCTCCTTACGCTGGCTGTGTCGCCAGGCTGGCTTCTCCTGGACGGTGCAGAGGGTGCCCAGCGGGGCAGGTTTGAATCTTTGTGGCATTGCAGCCCGACGGCAGGACGGCCTCCCGCGGGTCTCCCCGGGCTCCCCCCGGGCTCCCCCCATGGTCAGGGAGCTGTAAACGCACCTGGCTGGCCGGACTGGGATCACGTGCCCACCCAGGGTTGGGGTGGGAGCAGCCACCAAGGGAGGGTGCGGGAGAATGCCCCACGCTGACTGCAGAGTTTGCTGATGGCGGGCGAGGCTGGCATTGGCGGCTGGTGTTGGCGATGTTCCTACACCTTTGTCTTCCCAAGAGCTGGGGGTGATTCCCGAAGGGGTGCTAGGCAGGGTGGCACAGTCTAGCACCCTTCCTCACGTCTGGGCCTGAGGTTACCTGCGTGCAGACTCTGGCTCGGCCACCAGTCCCCTCACGGCCTGAGCGTGGTCTCTCCACTGGGGCTGATGACAGCCCCTCGGCCCCTGCACTGCATGTGCCCTGGTTTGGAGGCTCCCGTTTCAGAAGGGGTCCCTGTGACACCTCATTTCCACACACTTGAAGTGCTGAGGGTGATGGAGTGGGGGAGATTGCCTCCGGTCCGTCTCCCGTGGGGGTGCTCCCCTTCGGAATGGCCCACGAGCCAGTGTCTCTCCTGCCAGTCATTCAGCGGCCAGCTCTGTACTAAGTGACCCCAAGGGCACTCCTCCTCATCACCAAGGATCCCCGGCACGGGCTTGTGGTCTCTCCAAGTGCAGTTCCCCACACCTGGCCCTGTGGGTGCAGGCAGAAATTCTCTAAGGACTTTGCCTTAAATCCTCTGCTTCAGACTGTTTCACTTCAGCGAACAGAACGTTAACGTGACCTTAAACGTTTGCTATTTCGTGAGAAGCAGCTTGAAGACATTTTCTGACCCTGTGTCTGAAACCAAATATCCTGCATGTTCCCAGTTAACCTTGTAGTTGGTGTTTTATAAATAACGAGCACGCTCCAAGTCTGTTGCTCGCAGGTAATCTGTTTTAACTCCCTTTGAAATGAAAGCAGCTCAccaggtgggggtgagggtggggtccCTAACAGATACTGCAAGTTAGGGGCCCCAGAGAAGGTCCCAGAGCCTTTCCTTCAGCAGGCCGTGCAGTGGGGGACACGCAGCAggtttctctgtccttttcctgCCGGCTTTGCCGACCCCGAGGCGACTGTGTGTATGTGCCAGGTCCTGGCAAAGGCTCTGTCGGCTTGGAAGGTCCCTCAGAGGATGACAGCTGAGTCTGTGGAAACCCTCCCAAAAGGAGCATGTGGACTTTGGTTTTTAGTGAGACCCAGCTGTGGTCTGCCCCCGCTAGAGCCGGCCTTGCCCCTGTGCCAGGGGGTCCCGTCTAGATCCCAGACACGCAGCTCTCTGGGCTGCAGCTGCACAGGCGGTCGGGTTTCATTTCCATTCCTGTTCCATTCTGTGATAGCTTCTGGCTATCACAGGGGAAGGGGTTTCTGGTGGTCGGGTTTGTCTAAAGGTTGGATTTAGAATTAGAGTTTTTTCGTTATGGACCTGAGGAAATCCCGAGGCAAGTCTTACAGTAAagattttagattattttctctctgttaacGTGTTCCAGGATTTACTGACCTTCCCGGCAGCTAAGATAAACTCACTGTCCTAGTGACTACAGTGTGTTTTTAAACTCACTTTCTGGAAAGCACGTGTTTTAAGTTCTGGACCCTGCCGGGCACCAAAGAAGCCTGAGGCCCCGCGGCGCTATGGGAACGGCTGGGCCTCCCTGCTGATGGAGTGGCACAGGGACTTGATGGGGTGGCACAGGGACTCACGGGCAGCCTGGAGTgctcaggagggaaggggagggaggagggcagcacGTGATCACAGTGGAGCCTCCGGATGGCACTGGGAGAGTGGACGGGAGGGAAGGACTCCGAAGACCCAATGCTGGTGCTGTCTGTGACCTGGTGACACGAACAAGGCGTCAGAAAGTAATTTCAGAGAGAAGGCTGGCATCTCGAGAGCCTTGCCGTCTCAAGCTGTTTCCTTAAGGGCAACATGTCAGCTTGGCCAGAAATGAGCCCTTGGGTTCAGGCTGCGGTATCTTTTGTTTATGGTGGCATCTGGACAAGGTCTGGCAGCTCCAAGTATTAACTCTCAAGGCGAGCCCAGGGATGTCCTCGCTGTGCCTGTAGCCAAGGCATCCTGCCTGTGTCCATCTCACAGATGTTGAGGTCATGGACCCGTGTCTTGTGTGATGCACCCCCCTTTGTGGATGGTTGGGGCAGGAAGGCCTAGAAAGGGTGGTCTTTGCTGTGATCCAGAGCCACCCCTCGCACTAGGGACGATGGCATTGATGGCATGAGATGAAGGTTCCTCAGTTCTGAAAGGATTTGTGAGACCGCCCAGGGGGGTTGAGGGCCGGAGGGCTCCCGAGAGTCTGAGCGGCCAGCCCACCACAGGCCACACGTCTACACTGTCCagggcacccccgcccccagtggGCGTGGTGGAGCTCTCACATGAGAAGCTCCCTGAATACAGTAACAGAACAAGGGGACCTTTCTGGCTTCTGTCTCAGACCCAGGGCCTCTGTGGGTCTGTCTGCTTTGCAGCAGGCGGACGCCCCACTTGCCGGGCAGTTAGCGCCGTGGCAAGAAGTCAGGGGAGGTGGGTTACCTGAGCGTTAGACGAGACGGAATAAGGTCACAAAACAGTTATTGCAGAGCTCGGAGGTTGCGATCTGGCCGTGCTGCTTTCGTCCCTGCTGTCAGTCCCCTTCCTGGCGGCCAGACACGTGCTCACTAACCCTCTGTCCCCTGGGGTTCTCTCTGGGCACGTGGTGTCCTCGACTCATGGGTGGTGGCTGCTTCTCCTGTTGTGCTGGTTCAGCTGGTGTTTTCTTTACAGCTACAAGAAGACTCAGGAAACTTTCTCTCAGGCGGGACAGAAGACGTCCGCTGCCCTGTCCACTGTGGGCTCTGCCATCAGCAGAAAGCTCGGAGATATGAGGTGAGACACCCTAGTTGGGTAGGCCAGTCAGGTGAGGGTTTGGGGATTTTAGATCCACCAGAGGCGCTGAGGGGGCCCGGGGCTCAGGTACGTGACCCTCCGGGGCCCTTTGGCAGCTGCAGGTGTGGGCACACCAGCGCTGGGGCAGTCGGTTCACGGTCCCTTGTTTGTGGGCTGCCTCTTCGCCACTGCTGTGCTTCTTCGGCAGGGAttgttgtttcctttgggtaactTAGCGCTTGGGATCTGTAAAAGTGGGTGCTTGCCGTTGAAGTTCCACGGATGAAAGATGACTGTGCCTGCAGGTCGGTGTCAGGGTGGGGTGTCGCTCTGGGCAAGCCAGCCGGGACAAGGGTGTTGTTTCCTTGCAGTGTTTGCCCAGCCCAGATCTCAGAGTGTGTGTGGCTGCACGCCAGGGGCCCCAACTGAATGTTCTCCCAGAGTTGATGAGACCTTCATGGCCATCAGAAGTGCTTCAAGCAGGGCCTGGGGCCAGGGAGTGTGGGGGCAGCTTGGACATCTGGTGGAGCACACGTGGCTGCATCCGCCGGGCCCCCTCTGCCACACGGCACCGAGCCAAGGAGACTGGTCCTTGGCGCCAGAGGCTGTGGTGTGAATCCTGGCTTGGCTACCTCCTAGCCCTGCCTTTGGCGAGGCGTCCCTCTCGGGGCTGCTAAGATCAAGCGTGCGCTGTTGAGCGGCAGTGTGGTGTCCTTCCTggccgcccctcctccccaggtgtcactgcccagccctgccctggcccctgACCCACGCTCAGGACCGGTCCCTTCACTTAGCGATTTCAGGGAATGCCTCCCTGTAGCCCCCACCCCATGCTGAGGCTCCTCTCTTCTCAGACTTGAGAATCACGCGGTGGTAGTGCCCGTGGGCTTGGCGTGTGGAGTACAGCATTGGGAGCCCATCCCGCTCTGGCCCCTTTCCTCTTATCCTCgggtggcctccctccctgcctgcgtAGGTGAGGCATTTCCTTGCCTCACAGACCTGCCTGGCAGTTGCCTTGTGAGGCCTCAAGgtgggggctctgccctgaccatGTAGCCAGAGGTGAAAACACAGACACTCCTACCACGTGGCTCGTGCCCAGGGCCGTGCTCACCTTTTGTTTGCTGGATGTAGTTAGTCCCCT from Neofelis nebulosa isolate mNeoNeb1 chromosome 9, mNeoNeb1.pri, whole genome shotgun sequence includes these protein-coding regions:
- the TPD52L2 gene encoding tumor protein D54 isoform X8 gives rise to the protein MDSAGQDINLNSPNKGLLSDSMTDVPVDTAVAAQTPAVEGLTEAEEEELRAELAKVEEEIVTLRQVLAAKERHCGELKRKLGLSALEGLKQNLSRSWRDVQVSTAYMKTSEKLGEWNEKVTQSDLYKKTQETFSQAGQKTSAALSTVGSAISRKLGDMRWDAIAAALWDTCFGHLSRAVGPSVLPLV
- the TPD52L2 gene encoding tumor protein D54 isoform X10; the protein is MDSAGQDINLNSPNKGLLSDSMTDVPVDTAVAAQTPAVEGLTEAEEEELRAELAKVEEEIVTLRQVLAAKERHCGELKRKLGLSALEGLKQNLSRSWRDVQVSTAYKKTQETFSQAGQKTSAALSTVGSAISRKLGDMR
- the TPD52L2 gene encoding tumor protein D54 isoform X6, coding for MDSAGQDINLNSPNKGLLSDSMTDVPVDTAVAAQTPAVEGLTEAEEEELRAELAKVEEEIVTLRQVLAAKERHCGELKRKLGLSALEGLKQNLSRSWRDVQVSTAYMKTSEKLGEWNEKVTQSDLYKKTQETFSQAGQKTSAALSTVGSAISRKLGDMRNSATFKSFEDRVGTIKSKVVGGRENGSDHLPSPTGSDDKPLPDHTPF